GTAAAAatggccggccaagatagtgcatacagTGTGCATTCCGGCCGGCCGTCTTTATGCTAGAAGATAGTTCAAGAACGGCCGGAAGTATCTCCGGACAGAATACAGTGggcgctgccatagactcctatggaagcctatgacagCTCCCGGATaacggagggagtttagcagcctgaCTGCTATattccctttcccttctctccccctgtccaCCCCTTGTCGGCTGTCTGCAATGAAAGGgaacaggagctagtgtgctaaagtcccaTCCCTCTCCCTTGTCGGCAGTATAGACTGGagcggagagggggggagggactAGCGCTGCTAAAGTCCCGCTCCCTCCCCTTGTCATAAGCTGGCAagcggcagagaggaggtgggagtttaAACTCCCACCCCCCGCCAATGGTATCCCATGGCTGCGGCATATATGTGCCTCGGGCATTAAAACGGGAGCTGCAGCCGTGACTTGttcacggctgcctctcgttcatgcaatttaCGGCTGCACTGTGCTATGATACGGCCAGACCAAAATCGTTGcacctctaggaataaagcctaaAGTACCGAAATGACAGTTGTTTAAATAAATGGCGCCTGCCCGCCACCATTTccagtaaacaggagttgctcaaccATTGAGTGGCTCCTCCTTACACAACCTGACAGTCACTTGGCTTTTAGTTCTGCTATAAACCAAGTCCAACAGGTGAACGATTTCCCGTTCAGTCACCTGTTGGCGGCTGCACGCACCCAGGAAGATGATCGcccgaatttgctgtttccagcaagaattcatagataatcgccccatgtaaaggagCCTTAGGTAGTAATATTTCCACTTGTAGGTTTATGTCTTCATTTCTGTTAGTGGGCATCCTGTCCTCTACAGGAATTTAGTCCCACTACTCACTTTAGTATTTCTTAATTTTCCAACACCTTTAAGTCGTGGAAACACAAACTAGTACAACCTCTGCCTATATTAACTATTGAATTAGTTGAGCTgaacttttgtttttgtttgtttattggaAGGTTTTGGTCCATTTGGAAGTTATTTTGTAAACTCAAGTTGGGAAGCAGTGAAGGTAATCGGCTTCAGCCAGAAGTAGTTTTGCTGTGTTCCTGTTTGACATCTGTAGACTATATTCACAAGAGATGCATGGTGTGTCCCATTTATAGGTCTTCTCTTCCATAAATCATGGGCAAACCAAAAAGCCTCATGCACCAGGCTGTATCACAGCTCCATATTGTAGATGAGCAGTAATTTCTTACCCATAGGGTGGCACACAGGGGTgttcctatagctccatatattTCAGGTTTCGTATGGTGGTTTCTAATTGTCAAGCATCCGGCTAATGGAACCCCCCAATCAGTTCATCATTGGGGAACCTGCAAAGTAAAAAGTGGTTGTCCAACAcctttagggctatttcagacgaccgtatatcggctcggttttcacgccgagctgatatacggtgtccttgtctacaggggggaagggggggaatatacggtgtccttgtctacagggggggggggggggggggggatggaagagccaggagcaggaactgagctcccacccctcgccactatttgcaataggagggggcgagacggcgGAACTAAgtaccttagccccgcccctgtcccacccctcccattgcaaatagcaaggggcaggagctcagttcctgctcctggctcccccccccgcccccgccccgcagacaaggacaccatatattggctcggcgtgaaaaccgaacagatatacggtcgtctaaataagcccttaccctGCAGCCAGGGCTCCTATGGTTACCTGAGaggaatatatacatacacatatatatattctctcaCATTTGCTTTGtggattcattttttttgttctgcatCGGTGCAGAAAAACGGAATTCAAGCTCAGACAGATTCAAGGGCTAAAAGTTTATGGCAGGGCTTGCCTGAGGTCAGATGGTGCCCTGTgcgaatttcttttttttttgtaataaaaaatgtGAAACTGAGTAAAACtgccttttaaagggaacctgacatcTGCTTTAAGCACCGTAAACTAACAGTGCTACTAGGCAatggttttttaaaatttttttaatgctCACCCGCTCTGTAAATCCCAGGGTGCCCACCGCTGAAGTCTGTGCAGTGCACCATAGTAAATcctttcagagtcccatgcacaCATTCTCCCGTAGAGATTGTGCACGAGACAATATGAAGAGTCGGATTTTCATACACTGCAAGAACCTCAGGGGTGGGATTCACAGAGCAGGCGAGTATAAACAATACCTCGTCTCgtagcaccataagttagtctACGGTGCTTAAAGCAGAAGACAGGTTCCCTACAAGTCACATAAGAGTTCTAGGACCAGAATAGCAGCTCTGCTTCTGACTTTGTGCTTTTAGATTACCAAAGGCGTTTTATACTAACACTATATACCAAGTCCCTCCATTGTGTAGTGTAGTTCACCATTACCTTGTTGCAGGAGCTGGCAAAACTTGGCCTTGGTGACGACGTTCAACTCAAGATCTTGGAGCTTCCAGTAAAATACAGCGAGGTGGAAAAGAAGATGAAATGGATCTGGACAGAGCTGCAGCCACAGGTTAGGACCATCACATGCACTATGTTAGCACTTCGTAGATGGGAAGATgcaacaatacttctgcagcaccacctattggaaggccgcattcctgcaagtcaatgtcagactttttaaacaagctttataacaatgactgggaattgtaagccaaaagcagaataaccatgcacagtcATCTGTctcacattgacttgcaggaatgctgccttccaataggtggcgctgcaaaggtattatttcatctttcatttgcatatttcccagaggagcatggatggccacaCCTtgtagatgctctccttaaggagaaacaatacccttcctgagcACTTAGTAGGGCACACTTATCTATACTGTGGGGGTAAGACCGATACTTTACAAGTAAGCATGCGCTACATACGGTGCGATTTAAGCCCAACATTTCTTACaggacagcatgctgtgctattctcCCCTGTAAAACAAAAGCTAGATTTTGAATCTAAATTTCCCTTCTATACAATTATATAAAAGGTGCCAATAGaacaatgccagtttttgacCATCCTCAAACATTTTAAGaccattttatgtttttgtttcattttgtgCCCAAATGCAACTTCTAAACAACCCGCTTTCACTGTGTTCATTTCCTGTTATTCTTTGCTGGCAAAAATGGCAAAACACACTAGCTGTCTGTGCATGTTGGAATGATGTCTTCATCCAAAGCAATTGCCCTGGAGCAATGCGGAAGAAACAAAGGCTACATGGAGAAAGACCTCAGCGGCGCTCACCCACAAGGAGGCTGCTGTTTACTGGAAGGACCGGAAAGAATAGAGTCTGCCGTTAATATGAAAAGCGTCTGCAAAAACATATCATGGCCAGGGGTTCATGTTATCCATTCCAGAGATGCTGGGAGGTAAAAGAAGTTCACATCAGTACTTTGACTGTGCCTGGAAAGAATAGCATAGGGAGTTTACAGCTGGGGGTATGTGTTAGTTATTTGACATCTAagcatattttaaaggggttatccaggattaGATAAAAAATGTCTGTGGTGTTCGCAGAAACAGTGCCGTGTCTGACCACaggctatgtctggtattgcaaattagattcattcacttgaatagcAGCGAGATACAATACTAAACGCAGACCATGGTCAAACCTGATGAAgtttcaaaaaaaacaaaaaaacgcaatcTTTGTTTGGTTTTGGACagacccctttaagtatggaACGGGCCATAAACTACAGATTTCAGCCCTGTTTTCTGTATGTCCTATTATTCACAGTTGGGTGTCTTAAGACTGTCATCTTGTCTGACACCAGATGCAAAAATTATACATCGCCAACAACGGACAGAGCAATCCCTTCCTTGTTCTATGGTTTGTGCAGGGTTCTATTGAAGATGATTTTGTAGACATATATGCTATGCCGCACATCTCACCCAGCACAGATGAAACCACCCAACAACCTGAAAAGTCCAACGTGGCATTTCCTCATACACTAGTCTACCAAAGTAATTAGACATCTGAACAAGAATTAAAAGGATTTATGTACATATGTTTTTACTTAGGGGGGCTCctctggccctaatgacatcagatactctccatgccatactttctattaacgtctaatacacttcagctggtatttccctttattcatcctgcaaacacctGGCAAATTCTCTCAAAgacgttccagtttgtcccaaagatgttcaagagggttcaggtcaggacttcgTGAAGGCCGGTCTAGTCGTGGAACACTCACTCATACCCTCAAATCAATGTAAAATAGCACAGAATTTAGGACAAGTGCATTGTCTTGTTctaagtattgctgaccattacactattatctagaatgtcaaagtacacctccgtgttcatggttcttgcccctACAACCAGGGggccgagaccatgccatgtaaaacactCCCAGATCATAATTGAACCTCCGCCGTGCATAACTGGTGGTGCAACAAACACATGAAAAAGGTGTTCCTcaagtacatccatctgatttgaagatggagtagtaggattcatcactccatagaatgttcttccatcgctaaactgtccaatgacaatgctccttgcaTCATTGTAGTCGGGCCCATACATCGTTTTTGAGAGAActggccagatgtttgcaggatgaacggAAGGAAATgccaactgaagtgtatcagaaaAGTAGAacgtatgccatggagagtatctgatgtcattcatCCATctggatttgaagatggagtagcatggtTCATGATTCAACAGAACGTTCTTGCATTGCTCAACTGAACAATGATGATGCTTCTTGGCACCATTGTAAATGGGCCAATGCATCttgtttgagagaacttgccagatgttcgtaggatgaatggagggaaataccagctgaaatataACAGACTTTAGTGaatgtatgccatggagagtatctgatgtcattggggccaaagaAGACCCCATCAGGTATtaacatataaaaatatatactatgATTTTTTGCTCAGTTGCCCAATGTATGTTTACCATCACAGTTCTTGCCATTAAGAAGTGGCAACAGTCAACAGCAAATTTTGATAACTTTTCAGCCATCTTAAATGTATACTATATGGCTAACTGACACTTTTCTAAAGAAAAGTGACAGAGAGCAACACACATTAAGCCTGTCCTTCTGTAGTATTCATCATATTCCCCAACTTGCCTGTATTATAAAGTACACGCTAGATTCTAATAGAACATATCTGGCATCTTTTTACTCTAGTAGAGTCCGTTATAAGTAAGATTTGCTAACGTGTCTCTCTATAGGTACCTCTGTGAATATGCCTACTACATGTCCCTCTACTACGGCTCTGGTAAAGCTGTGTTTATCCATGTGCCAGCATTGGGCAGGATCATAACAGCAGGACTACTGGGACAATCCTTGCAAATCATCATACAAGAGGTGTTAAGACAGCTCAACCAGCTATGTGCCTGATGAGAAAAGCTAAATGTCTGGGATATAATCAGTGTAATTATACCATTGTAGTACAACTCCATTcagaagagcctgaagagaaACCGTATAATTTACGGTTATATCCCCCAAATAAAGTCTAATAGTAGATGCTTAAGTCTTACCTTGAAATGGAGGAGGCCGTATGGGCTTACTTATACATAAAAACTCttgcaaataaattggcgccgACCAGTCAATCCAGCCAAATCCATCTTCTTAGTACCCGTACATCTGGATGTTTCTACATTTTCTTGAGCTTGCATGATGAACATAAACTACTCATGGATGTGCCAATATCTGCTACACAGAGAAAAACTGCAAgacctaaaggtccatttacatgggacgggTTTTTGGGTAATCGATGCTAGACAGCTCTACTGCtgagctgttacacaggagtatcgctggcatcgccCACAGCGCTGCCGGCAGGGAGACGGAGCGGGCCGCAAAGTGTTCTTCCCCTGCCAGTCTCTATTCCCAGTAAGAGCTAGTTGTTCACAAGTGAATGACtattgtttacactgaatggcaagTCATTCACTTGTCAGTCATTCTGGTTTCACACACTGTTTTTGGAAGGAACAAAAACGTTTTGGATTCAGTTTTTGAAAGGGAACATATCACCCAAATTTTACTCAATGGCCAGGAGGGGACGCATTGACTTGTACATATAGGTGTGTACCTTTCAGTTTTAGGGTATTCTCGGGTGCATCTCTATTCAGACAGCATACGAACGTCCTATCTATGTGTGGAACACTGAAAtacgtgctgcatttttttttctgctcggaCTTTTCAACGGAATAGAAaaagcccatgtgactgacacccattcaaatgaaccgGAGCTATTCTCGTCTAATTTTCGGTCCAAAAATTGGACACAAACAACATCTGTGTGCACGTATCCTAATCATGCCTGTGAGGTTAGTGGGATGGCTACTGCAAagttgaaaaatgcaggattttagtttttgttttttctttttataaataCAGATtttgataaaaaataaataaaaaaatctttaaaaacctgtttaacacaaaaatgtgatttatataataggtcattttctgatgacacattccctttaaggcaaAGTCAGAGGTGGATTCAAAGGTAATCAGCAatataaggctagtttcacatgagcgttttatcatgaccatctaaagcattggattccaatgcatccgttcagattGGCGATTTTCCGGCCTGTAAAATCAGCCGACCGGGAAAGATAGCGCTTTTACTCGGGACTGGaagagataggtcttgtcctatcttttgcaggaataCGCTGgccactcccatagactcctgtgggagcctatTAGAGacatcagaaaagggaagggggagggagtttagcagcggttcATGTTGCTTAAGTCCCTCCacctgccagcagctcccataggctggggggAGTTTAGTgcactagctctgctaaactcccgccaCCTTCCTttgccagcaaggggtggagaggaggagggactttagcagagctgaactttctCCCCCCTGCCAATGGGATTCCAGACTGTGGCATACATACGCCACAGcccggccgtctgaatgggcaagaGAAACAAGAGATACAACCACGACTttgtcacggctgcctctcgttcatgcgctTTTCGGACGTGATGTGGGCGGCCGAAAATCAcagtgcctgtgtgaaagagccctaatggaaggcttcttcctgctggatccacttttggctttggaTCAAAAAACAGCATTACAAAATGCAGCAATGTTTTCTAAAAATCGCTGTCAGATGCGAATGCCAAATATTGTAACATCCAGTGTCAGAAACTGCCTAATCAGAACTTTACTGAAGTGAACATTTTAAAACCTTACTGGAATAGAAGAAAACCTTTGTGATTCAATAAAGAGGacaataaacaaaaagaaaaaaattaaaagccagAGTGCACTTaaaccactaaaaaaaaaaagggagcgaAGAATCACTAAAAGcctataaaatgcaaaaaaatgtgaTAAGTAAATAACAGCAGCAAAGGTGAAGACAAAAAGACTCCTTTccaaagagtaaaactaaccctaaactgttcaactatataaatagtaaaaagacttATACTAAGtgggccctttaataaatatgtaGGAAAAATAGAGGGCGAAGAGGAGaaagcaaacctattaaatagtttttttgccagtgtattcactgaggaaaatgaaatgtcaggtgataTGCAGAGTTATAAACGCTTCATTAAATGGCACTAGGCTAACCCAGGAAGTGCATAGTCGCCATAAAATGGTTAAAATAAGCAAATACATTTTCCaggatggcatacacccccaggttctgagggaattaaatattagaaacaaTAGTTTGCCTATCACAGAACCtgaaaactacaggccggtaagtctaacttctagtgtgggaaaatgtttgaagggtttgtaAGAGATGCTACCCTGGAGgatctcaaggaaaatagctgtataattccgtatcagcatgggtttatgagtgggtcattcctgtcaaaccaatctgatcagcttctacaaggaggtaagttctagactggagcgGAAAGAGTCATTGGATTTTGCGCATGTAGGCAcacacatgcgcaaaaaaaacagctcgtctgaccgagccctaaaagtGTTACTATGTAAAAGGTGCACTACCAGGTCAGATTCTGAATGGAAAAACAATATACAGCACGAACCTGGCAAAATGGTAATCAGTGAAGGAGAATTCTAAATAAAtcatatttttgtgttaaacattttttttaaagaatttttggtgaaaaATTTTTGGTCACAAActgaaataaataaaattatatatcataccctccatttttcacactgatcacACAACCTAAAGATACCTTTACATGGGTATACTGTTGGGCACAGAAGTGCCCAACAGTTACCCAAACAACTATACCTCCTGTGCTTTCACGCAACAGCCCAATGAATGGAGGTGGTgcgggccagagatctcttccagctgcacATCTCCATTCACTGCGAATAAgcagttcatagatgaatgactgcaagCTTACATAGTTCGATAGTTGCTTGGATCTTAGATGAGCTAAAAACAAAGTGAAttcaacaagtgagcaatttctcgctcaatgTTCTGTTGGctgtgtggacacaggccgactatcacccccccccccccaaaaaaaaaacaaaaaaaccccacttttTCCAGAAACTATTCAGACGATAATCACCCCGTGTAAAAGTAGCTTAATAACAGGCTGATACTTACTGACCTGTAGTGAAAACTTTGCAACAGTCACCTCATTATGATCACGGCTACTGAAAGGTAACCACTCACATGGATAACTCAAGATCCATCATTCATATTTGGTGATAAGCTGTGGTTATCTACTCCCCTCTCTATATAATGACCTCTACACAGGTCACAcggcagtctcccatacaagtcaatgcgtcccctcctgcccattgtgtgaatagcccatgaagctgctgagaAACATCTCTCATGAGGCTGtatccacacgggctacaaaacaccACTCACGTGaaaaaacccattggaaaccatgggcttcagaGTGTAGCGATGTTTTAtaacgagattttgtagcccgtgtggataTAGccggcctgtttcacatgggctacaaaaaacccccccaaaaaaccgcAAGAATTCTGTAGTGATGCGaccgctacaaaacgcatgtatgtgaagtttaTGGTCTCCAATGgggtctttcacatgagatgttttgtagcctgaaagaacccattggacaccatgcatttt
The nucleotide sequence above comes from Eleutherodactylus coqui strain aEleCoq1 chromosome 2, aEleCoq1.hap1, whole genome shotgun sequence. Encoded proteins:
- the PGPEP1L gene encoding pyroglutamyl-peptidase 1-like protein isoform X1, translating into MASSSSSPSLIVVTGFGPFGSYFVNSSWEAVKELAKLGLGDDVQLKILELPVKYSEVEKKMKWIWTELQPQLSVHVGMMSSSKAIALEQCGRNKGYMEKDLSGAHPQGGCCLLEGPERIESAVNMKSVCKNISWPGVHVIHSRDAGRYLCEYAYYMSLYYGSGKAVFIHVPALGRIITAGLLGQSLQIIIQEVLRQLNQLCA
- the PGPEP1L gene encoding pyroglutamyl-peptidase 1-like protein isoform X2 translates to MELAKLGLGDDVQLKILELPVKYSEVEKKMKWIWTELQPQLSVHVGMMSSSKAIALEQCGRNKGYMEKDLSGAHPQGGCCLLEGPERIESAVNMKSVCKNISWPGVHVIHSRDAGRYLCEYAYYMSLYYGSGKAVFIHVPALGRIITAGLLGQSLQIIIQEVLRQLNQLCA